From the genome of Geobacter sp. SVR, one region includes:
- a CDS encoding response regulator, with protein MKVLIVDDVEINRDLLASFLNGRAAVVSAASGEEALTLVEHDLAAGNPFDLICMDIGLPGISGHTALKAIREMEAGYTGARAKVFMVTASSSPDDMLDALLVGECDDYLTKPLMRQNFLALLDKYGLSA; from the coding sequence ATGAAAGTTTTAATCGTAGATGATGTGGAAATAAACCGCGATCTGCTGGCCTCATTTCTGAATGGCCGCGCGGCCGTCGTTTCGGCGGCCAGCGGAGAGGAAGCGCTCACACTGGTGGAGCATGATCTGGCGGCTGGCAATCCTTTTGACCTGATCTGCATGGATATCGGTCTGCCCGGCATCAGCGGGCATACGGCCCTCAAGGCCATTCGCGAAATGGAGGCAGGCTATACGGGAGCCAGAGCCAAGGTCTTCATGGTTACCGCCAGCAGTTCCCCGGATGACATGCTCGATGCGCTGCTCGTAGGGGAGTGCGATGATTACCTGACCAAGCCGCTGATGAGGCAGAACTTCCTGGCGCTCCTCGACAAATACGGGCTGTCGGCCTGA
- a CDS encoding DUF4142 domain-containing protein, translated as MHTRNWILVIIGMLVFGSIASLGFAAGGDMAAADKKFIKEAASGGMLEVQLGEIAQTKAQSQQVKDFGSKMVTDHGKANDELKQLAQQKQIDLPSRLESKHKSMLDKLQKLSGADFDKQYMKMMVKDHVKDVKDFKDATQKVKDPDLKAWAGKTLPVLEQHLQLARDTAAKVGAETGKAGGKGM; from the coding sequence ATGCACACACGGAACTGGATTCTGGTGATAATCGGTATGCTTGTATTCGGCAGCATCGCGTCTCTCGGCTTTGCGGCCGGCGGGGACATGGCAGCGGCGGACAAGAAGTTCATCAAGGAAGCGGCCAGCGGAGGCATGCTGGAGGTTCAGCTCGGCGAGATCGCCCAGACCAAGGCACAATCGCAGCAGGTCAAGGATTTCGGCTCAAAGATGGTCACGGATCATGGCAAGGCCAATGATGAATTGAAACAGCTTGCCCAGCAGAAGCAGATAGACCTGCCGAGCAGGCTGGAATCCAAGCACAAGTCGATGCTGGACAAACTGCAGAAGCTCTCGGGTGCCGATTTCGACAAGCAGTACATGAAAATGATGGTCAAGGACCATGTCAAGGACGTCAAGGATTTCAAGGATGCCACCCAGAAGGTCAAGGATCCCGATCTGAAGGCCTGGGCCGGGAAGACCCTGCCCGTGCTCGAACAGCATCTGCAACTGGCCAGGGACACTGCCGCCAAGGTGGGGGCCGAGACAGGCAAAGCCGGCGGCAAAGGCATGTAG
- the hcp gene encoding hydroxylamine reductase yields the protein MEQAMFCRQCEQAAQGKGCETIGVCGKDPQVSALLDLMIHGLQGIAVYAHQARELGAKDRGIDRFMLDGLFTRVTNVNFDVEDIVRRLKRCYQVKEQARDMLAKAQRQASAQSAPGYAAAPQNWVPAGDIPGLVAQGKSCGVRTWHQDADTLSTIEILIYGLMGMGAFAWHAMEMEKEDDEIYAFIHRALAATADPSRTLQDFVALSLECGKVNLRTMELLYDGHAERYSPPQPMKVSLGTRKGKGIVVSGHDLPMLEEILKQSEGKGINVYTHGEMLPANGYPGLRKYPHFAGNFGGAWQNQTRELPDFSGAIIFNTNCIQRPDPSYTDRLFTWGETSWPGIPHLEGYDFSPLIEKALQLPDLPEKQGQEIMVGFGHEAVTAVAPQVVEAVKSGAIRHFFLIGGCDGAKPGRNYFTDLAQQVPKDCMILTLACGKNRFNRLEFGDIGGIPRLLDVGQCNDAYSAVRIALALANAFNCGVNDLPLSMILSWYEQKAHVILLTLLHLGIRNIKLGPTLPAYVSPGVLDFLVQNYNLGPITSPGQDLSQALGATAAG from the coding sequence ATGGAACAGGCGATGTTTTGCAGGCAGTGCGAGCAGGCTGCCCAAGGCAAGGGATGCGAGACAATAGGGGTCTGCGGGAAGGACCCGCAGGTGTCAGCCCTGCTGGACCTGATGATACATGGTCTCCAGGGGATTGCCGTCTATGCCCACCAGGCGCGCGAGCTGGGGGCAAAAGACCGCGGGATCGACCGCTTCATGCTGGACGGCCTCTTTACCCGGGTCACCAACGTCAACTTTGACGTCGAAGACATTGTCCGGCGTCTGAAGCGCTGTTACCAGGTAAAGGAGCAGGCCCGCGACATGCTCGCAAAAGCGCAGCGCCAGGCATCCGCGCAATCTGCGCCGGGATATGCCGCCGCACCCCAGAACTGGGTCCCGGCCGGCGACATTCCGGGACTCGTAGCGCAGGGAAAAAGCTGCGGCGTCAGGACCTGGCATCAGGATGCCGATACACTTTCCACCATCGAAATCCTTATCTACGGCTTGATGGGGATGGGCGCCTTTGCCTGGCATGCCATGGAGATGGAAAAAGAGGATGATGAAATATATGCCTTCATTCACCGTGCCCTGGCCGCCACTGCCGATCCCTCCCGGACGCTGCAGGATTTCGTGGCCCTGTCCCTGGAGTGCGGCAAGGTCAATCTTCGGACAATGGAGCTGCTCTACGACGGCCACGCCGAGCGCTACTCCCCTCCGCAGCCGATGAAGGTCAGCCTCGGGACCAGGAAGGGCAAGGGAATTGTGGTGTCGGGACACGACCTGCCGATGCTGGAGGAGATCCTCAAACAGAGCGAGGGCAAGGGGATCAATGTCTATACCCATGGGGAAATGCTGCCGGCCAACGGCTATCCCGGACTGCGGAAATATCCCCACTTCGCCGGCAATTTCGGCGGGGCCTGGCAGAATCAGACCCGCGAACTGCCCGATTTCTCCGGCGCGATCATCTTCAACACCAACTGCATTCAGCGTCCGGATCCATCCTACACCGACCGTCTCTTCACCTGGGGGGAAACCTCCTGGCCGGGCATCCCGCACCTGGAGGGCTACGACTTCTCTCCCCTGATAGAAAAGGCGCTGCAACTGCCTGACCTGCCGGAGAAACAGGGGCAGGAAATTATGGTAGGCTTCGGCCACGAGGCGGTCACTGCCGTGGCTCCTCAGGTGGTTGAAGCGGTCAAGAGCGGAGCCATCCGGCACTTCTTCCTGATCGGCGGATGCGACGGCGCCAAACCGGGCAGGAATTACTTCACCGACCTGGCCCAGCAAGTGCCCAAGGACTGCATGATCCTGACTCTGGCCTGCGGCAAGAACCGCTTCAACCGGCTGGAATTCGGAGACATCGGGGGCATTCCGCGGCTGCTCGACGTCGGGCAGTGCAATGACGCCTATTCGGCGGTCCGCATTGCCTTGGCCCTGGCCAATGCCTTCAATTGCGGGGTAAACGACCTGCCGCTGTCCATGATCCTTTCCTGGTATGAGCAGAAGGCGCACGTGATCCTGCTGACGCTCCTGCACCTTGGTATCAGGAACATCAAACTGGGCCCCACCCTGCCGGCCTATGTCTCGCCGGGGGTGCTGGATTTCCTCGTGCAGAATTACAATCTGGGTCCGATTACGAGCCCTGGCCAGGATCTGAGCCAGGCTTTGGGGGCAACTGCCGCAGGATAG
- a CDS encoding bacteriohemerythrin — protein sequence MPLFKWKEEYSVHNDDLDRHHQYFIAILNGLYDNCFEAKLDDVDKKIDELLETVGFYFSAEEEYMRECGYPGVENHIQEHLVFNRKILELQQTFRDNHLELTKELIIYLGKWLLTHMLKEDRYYALNTGSAMNQ from the coding sequence ATGCCTCTGTTCAAATGGAAAGAGGAATATTCGGTGCATAATGATGATCTTGACCGGCATCATCAATATTTCATCGCCATTTTGAATGGGCTGTACGACAATTGTTTCGAAGCCAAACTGGATGACGTCGACAAAAAGATCGATGAGCTGCTGGAGACGGTCGGCTTCTACTTCTCAGCAGAAGAAGAATACATGAGGGAGTGCGGATATCCGGGGGTGGAAAATCATATTCAGGAACACCTCGTATTCAACCGGAAGATCCTCGAACTGCAGCAGACCTTCCGTGACAATCATCTGGAACTCACCAAGGAACTGATCATTTACCTGGGAAAATGGTTGCTCACCCACATGCTGAAGGAAGACCGGTATTATGCACTGAACACCGGTTCCGCAATGAACCAGTGA
- a CDS encoding Hpt domain-containing protein translates to MNDMTHTTGAASGTAGIESDAASATVPEVPVFDRAGLAERLGDDELVDIFVAKFRAAIPAYVDELRSTLETASIDAVAAVAHAVKGLAANIGAEQVHQVAAAMEVAARTGDTGSLTALHSRLLMACEIFARETSP, encoded by the coding sequence ATGAATGATATGACACATACGACAGGCGCGGCTTCCGGAACCGCAGGAATCGAATCTGACGCGGCATCGGCGACGGTACCCGAGGTCCCGGTGTTCGATCGGGCCGGGCTGGCGGAACGCCTGGGGGATGATGAACTGGTCGACATCTTCGTGGCAAAATTTCGGGCCGCCATTCCCGCCTATGTTGACGAACTCCGCTCTACGCTGGAGACCGCGAGCATTGACGCGGTGGCAGCTGTAGCCCACGCAGTCAAGGGGCTGGCAGCGAATATCGGAGCCGAGCAGGTGCATCAGGTAGCTGCCGCCATGGAGGTGGCAGCCCGCACCGGCGACACCGGCAGTTTGACTGCTCTGCATTCGCGCCTGCTTATGGCCTGCGAGATTTTTGCCCGGGAGACGTCCCCCTGA
- a CDS encoding Spy/CpxP family protein refolding chaperone: protein MKTILAVLFALVLALPAFAQMHGSPGKEHAPGQGHMEQVGPMDGMGGDMMEMCLEHADDLGLNPEQVRKINAIHREMKKKQIRFKADWKLAEMDLKEILEVRDFDMKRAMAAVQKISDLKTSHRLDMLKSVKDLRLTLTDEQFQEMRKMMMAHGGCRGCGR, encoded by the coding sequence ATGAAAACCATACTTGCAGTTTTGTTTGCCCTGGTGCTTGCGCTGCCGGCTTTCGCACAGATGCACGGCTCCCCCGGTAAGGAACATGCGCCGGGGCAGGGGCACATGGAACAGGTCGGTCCCATGGACGGCATGGGAGGAGACATGATGGAGATGTGCCTGGAGCATGCCGATGACCTGGGGCTCAATCCCGAGCAGGTCAGGAAAATCAATGCCATTCATCGTGAGATGAAGAAAAAGCAGATCCGTTTCAAGGCGGATTGGAAGCTGGCTGAAATGGATCTGAAGGAAATCCTGGAGGTCCGGGATTTCGACATGAAGCGGGCCATGGCCGCTGTCCAGAAAATTTCGGATCTGAAGACCAGTCATCGCCTCGATATGCTCAAATCGGTGAAAGACCTCCGGCTCACCCTGACCGATGAGCAGTTTCAGGAGATGAGGAAAATGATGATGGCGCACGGCGGTTGCCGGGGATGCGGCAGGTAA
- a CDS encoding ATP-binding protein, whose amino-acid sequence MHPLGTMTAILLIGIPASGKSTFYRQHFFDSHVRISLDMLKTRHREMLLVQACLAARQPFVVDDTNATRSVRARFIGPSREAGFQVIGYCLGFDVQEALERNRQRTGAARIPDAGIRAAAARKELPTSEEGFDRLWHVRMDGCGGFIIEKWRD is encoded by the coding sequence ATGCACCCTCTCGGAACCATGACCGCCATACTGTTGATCGGCATACCGGCCTCCGGCAAAAGCACCTTCTACCGACAGCATTTTTTCGACAGCCACGTACGGATCAGCCTGGACATGCTGAAGACCCGTCATCGTGAAATGCTGCTGGTACAGGCCTGCCTGGCTGCGCGGCAACCATTCGTGGTGGATGATACCAATGCCACGCGCAGTGTACGGGCGCGTTTCATCGGTCCATCCCGGGAGGCTGGGTTTCAGGTGATCGGTTACTGCCTCGGTTTCGACGTGCAGGAGGCGCTGGAACGAAACCGGCAGCGGACAGGTGCGGCAAGGATACCCGATGCGGGGATTCGCGCGGCCGCCGCGAGAAAGGAACTGCCGACTTCGGAGGAGGGATTCGACCGGCTCTGGCATGTTCGCATGGACGGCTGCGGCGGGTTTATCATTGAAAAGTGGCGGGATTGA
- a CDS encoding DUF342 domain-containing protein, translating into MADPLFVKEPSSESRFEIKRYGYTLILQVSADGVECGCSYEPSGTGGTPLTGDELQSFLTQFKINTGILPEAQATLLNTAASGKAVAELVLARGTEMVPGEDGQLVLAVSDALSGDDEEPEANESGIVNLRKVQSFLNVEAGQLVATIVAPGPGQPGVTVFGKEIPPEPGKPIPQALGLNTRLDEDGRSIFAEAPGRVCVKESEISVEDVYEIDGDVGFKIGNILFKGFVEIKGDVLDGFSVKTTGGLKVHGIIGACTIESDGDISFSGMNGQGTGTVTCGGSVSANYIYDASIECAGDLTVEVEVRNAQIRCLGAVCVTKGGLSGGECFALGGIESAILGNLASLYTRIVAGVHYRDQEELNLLFHELKQLIAQYQSASKDGGDVKEFTRQRAAISQQTQQVRSRSYERSNPKINVRKVLYEGVNITLGNMSENVKEARKGPLSIIENTLEGGFRYLGLTPLTFPAQTIEQTFIQQYQLEQKRQNPA; encoded by the coding sequence ATGGCCGATCCGCTTTTCGTGAAGGAGCCTTCTTCAGAGAGCCGCTTTGAAATAAAGCGTTATGGATATACCCTCATTCTGCAGGTATCTGCCGATGGCGTGGAGTGCGGCTGCTCCTATGAGCCGTCGGGAACGGGGGGGACGCCGCTGACGGGAGATGAACTGCAGTCATTCCTGACCCAGTTCAAGATCAACACGGGGATACTTCCCGAGGCGCAGGCCACCCTCCTGAATACCGCGGCCAGCGGCAAGGCCGTGGCTGAACTGGTTCTGGCGCGCGGCACGGAGATGGTTCCCGGGGAAGACGGACAGCTCGTGCTGGCCGTTTCAGACGCACTTTCCGGAGATGACGAAGAGCCGGAAGCGAACGAATCGGGAATCGTAAATTTGCGTAAAGTCCAGTCCTTTCTCAATGTGGAGGCGGGACAGCTTGTGGCGACGATTGTCGCTCCGGGACCGGGGCAGCCGGGGGTAACCGTCTTCGGCAAAGAGATTCCACCCGAACCGGGCAAGCCGATCCCACAGGCGCTTGGCCTGAATACGCGGCTGGATGAAGACGGCCGAAGCATCTTTGCCGAGGCCCCCGGCCGCGTGTGCGTCAAAGAGAGTGAGATTTCGGTCGAGGATGTGTACGAGATCGATGGCGATGTCGGTTTCAAGATCGGCAACATTCTCTTCAAAGGTTTTGTCGAGATCAAAGGGGACGTGCTGGATGGTTTTTCCGTCAAGACGACCGGCGGGCTGAAGGTGCACGGGATCATCGGCGCATGCACCATCGAGTCTGACGGAGACATCTCCTTCAGCGGCATGAACGGGCAGGGAACCGGCACCGTCACCTGCGGCGGTTCGGTTTCAGCCAATTACATCTACGATGCCTCGATCGAATGCGCCGGCGATCTCACGGTCGAAGTCGAGGTACGCAACGCTCAGATTCGCTGTCTGGGAGCGGTATGCGTCACCAAGGGGGGACTGTCGGGAGGAGAGTGCTTTGCCCTGGGAGGGATCGAGAGCGCCATTCTCGGCAACCTGGCCTCCCTGTACACCCGCATCGTGGCGGGCGTTCATTATCGCGACCAGGAAGAGTTGAACCTCCTCTTTCACGAACTGAAGCAGTTGATTGCGCAATATCAGTCCGCCTCCAAGGATGGGGGCGACGTAAAGGAATTCACGCGGCAGCGCGCCGCAATCTCCCAGCAAACCCAGCAGGTGCGCTCCAGATCCTATGAACGCAGCAATCCGAAGATCAACGTCCGGAAGGTACTCTACGAAGGGGTCAACATCACGCTCGGCAACATGAGCGAGAATGTCAAGGAAGCGCGCAAGGGGCCCCTATCGATCATCGAAAACACCTTAGAAGGGGGTTTTCGGTATCTCGGCCTGACTCCCCTGACGTTTCCGGCCCAGACGATCGAGCAGACGTTTATTCAACAGTATCAACTTGAACAGAAAAGGCAGAACCCAGCCTGA
- a CDS encoding hemerythrin domain-containing protein, with amino-acid sequence MTANTNMEHTHKGVGLFDSLRHDHRGMSTVLDQMKSASPEEKTELLRRLEMAFTIHADSEERYFYLRLRRFSGLMELVHSALAEHDTIRELMQQLAEVDQETVQGSVAWQALFSDLEYAVNQHVHKEEQLIFPRARRQLSPTELNHIKDQIEDEQRKTRPLHQSGEGLRPGTGT; translated from the coding sequence ATGACGGCGAACACGAACATGGAGCATACACACAAGGGAGTCGGCCTGTTCGACTCCCTGAGACACGACCACAGGGGGATGAGCACGGTGCTGGATCAGATGAAGTCCGCATCCCCGGAGGAGAAGACCGAACTGCTCCGCCGGCTCGAGATGGCTTTCACCATCCATGCCGACAGCGAGGAGCGCTACTTCTACCTGCGCCTGCGGCGTTTCAGCGGCTTGATGGAATTGGTTCATTCCGCCCTGGCAGAGCACGACACGATCAGAGAGCTTATGCAGCAGCTGGCTGAAGTGGATCAGGAAACGGTACAGGGATCGGTGGCCTGGCAGGCGCTTTTCTCGGACCTCGAGTACGCCGTGAACCAGCACGTGCACAAGGAAGAGCAGTTGATCTTCCCCCGGGCCCGGAGGCAGCTGTCGCCAACGGAACTGAACCACATTAAGGACCAGATCGAGGACGAACAGCGCAAAACTCGTCCCCTTCATCAGTCAGGGGAGGGGCTGCGCCCCGGAACCGGGACGTAA